The bacterium DNA segment GATGCCGCCGATCGCCATCACCTGGAAGGCGGCCAGCTTCACGATCCCGGGCGACACCGCGAGCCAGAGGAACAGCGCCAACGCGGCGAGCGCCAGTTCGACGATCACGCCGGCGGCGCCCACCACCATGCGCGCGCGTTTGCTCGGAAAGGCCGCAGTGGCCGACGCGTCCACATAGGGCACCGGCATGCCGATGAGCAGCATCACGCCGATCTCGTGGACCGGCGCACCCCAATGCTTGGCAGCGAAAGCGTGGCCGAATTCGTGGAGCGCCTTCACCAGCGGGTAGAGCAAGACCAGCAGCACCAGGCTCTTCGGATCCCAGAGCGTGTCGCGGGTGTAGGCGACCAGTGCATCCAGGTTGCGCAGCGCCGTCACTGCCGCCAGGGCCACGAGCGCGCACCAGCCGAGCCAGGCGGTGCGCGTGAAGAGTGGAACCACGCGTCCGTGATGTCGCTCGAGCCAGGCATCCGCGTCCCAAAGCGGCAGACGTACATAGAGCGGGTTCTTGAAGCGCTGGCCCAACCCGTGCTGCTTCTGGTGTTGGACATTGCGGGCGAAGAGCTGACCCGTGTCCGGCGGAACATCGCAGAGCATCGCGTCGGCGCTATGAAGCTGGGCCAGCAGCGTGATCATCTGGCCCTGGTTCGGCGCGTCATCCCCCAGGTGGTCGAGCGCCGCGGTCCAGATATCCGCCACGCTGCGCTCACCGTCCATCAGTGAGATCACGTAGTGGGCGGTCGGCGCGAAGCGGTGCTGCTGCTGGGAGGCCGGATTTTCCAGCACGTACCAGCGCTGCCCGCGATAGACGTGGCGATGGATGCGCACATGGGTGCGCAGCCGCGGCCGCAGCTCGGCGACCCGGTACCAGAACGGACTGAACAAGCGCTCGCCCACTAGGGAACCCAGGCCCACCAGGCCATGCGCAGCCAATCGAGGGCCGAGTGCGTCCAGATCCAGAGCAGGCTACGGCGTCCCGCGTCGATCTTTGCCACACCGTCCATGCCCGGCCGTAGACCGCTGCCATCGCCCTCGAGGGCGGCCTCCACACGGAAGAAGCTCCGCCCCTCCTCGGCGCTGGAGATCGGCGTCACCCGACGTACGACGAATGGCCTCGCCTCGCCGGGCAACGCCTGCAGGGTGAGCCGGCCGGCCTGGCCCGCCTCGACGAAGGCGATGTCCCGCCCGTCGACTTCGAGGGTGATGCGGTAGTCGTCCCGGGGCGCCACCTCGAACAGCACTTCGCCCCGCTCGACCGGCGAGCCCAGGGCCTGGGAGAGATCTCCGCGCGTGATGACGCCATCGAAGGGAGCCACGAGCCGGGTACGGCGGCGCTGCTCGATGATCAACTCCAGCTCCGCGTCCGCCTGCTCCACCTGGGCCTGAAGGATGCGCACCTGGGAGCGATCGCTTTCCGCCATCGCGGCGCGCAGCTCCTTGCGGCGCTGCTCGCGCTTGGCCTCCCACTTGCGCGCTTCGAGACGCAGATCGGCGTCTTCGAGAACGCCTAACACCTCCCCCTTGCGCACGACGTCGCCGGCCCGGTGACGGCTCTCGGCGACGTACGCCTGCATCGGCGCCACGATGGCGCGTTGCACGATGCCCTCGAGCTGGGCGGGGGCGGCGATACGATGAGTCGCGGGCAGCAGCGCCAGCGCCAAGAGCAGGAAGACGCCAAGGCCGAGCGTCAGGCGAACGTTCAGCCGCTCGAGGCCCAGCGTTTCGGGGAGGTCCTCCCGCAGGAGCACGCGGGTGCGCGCGCCGAACGACGCCTGATCGCGGCGGCGCAGGCCTAGCACCGGGGCAAGCAGCGACACCAGCTGCTCGAGCCAGGCGCGGGTCCCTTTTGGCGGGCTCTGCCCCGGAGTGAACTCGACGAGCAATGCGCCGGCGAGCGCTTCGTCGTCGCGCAGGGGCAAGGTCCACACGCCGGCCAGGGCTTGTTCGTCGGCCAGGCGGCGATGGGCCACGGCCGCCAGCTGCGCTCCATCTTCGGGTGCCGGATAGACGATCACCGCGTCCTGGTCGATGGCCTCCTGCATGGCGGCGACGATGTCGCCCGCCAGACGCGAACGCGTGTCCAGCTGCGCGGTGTGGGAGACCGCGTCGAGCACGAGCTCGTCGCCCTGGAAGCGCCCGAGGCTGACCCGCTCGCAGCCCAGTTGGGAGGCGAGCTCGGTGGCAATGGCGAGCGAGGTTGCGGAAACCGGCCGCGGCTCGAGTGCCACGGCGAGCAGATCGAGGGTGCGTGCGGCGACCGGGCTACCCGTACTCCGCCCCTTGGCAGCATCACCCCGCGGCCGCTCCAGGCTGGAAGCCCAGCCGAGCCAATCGAGCCCGATGCGCAGCGCATCGAGCGCTGCCGCCTGCTCGCGGGGCGTGGCGCGCGGGTGCTCCACCACTGCAGCCACGGGCTGGCCGCCGCACACGCCGGGCGCCGCGACGAGATCCTTCTCTTCTCCGCTCTTCACCACAGCGCGGGCTGCAGCCAACGCGGCGGAGGCGGCAGCGCGGTGGCCT contains these protein-coding regions:
- a CDS encoding HlyD family efflux transporter periplasmic adaptor subunit is translated as MQSILQTWLTRQCESGDRSARGTLWLRKGREEPPELVAIHPPGLGMGLPHPEGHRAAASAALAAARAVVKSGEEKDLVAAPGVCGGQPVAAVVEHPRATPREQAAALDALRIGLDWLGWASSLERPRGDAAKGRSTGSPVAARTLDLLAVALEPRPVSATSLAIATELASQLGCERVSLGRFQGDELVLDAVSHTAQLDTRSRLAGDIVAAMQEAIDQDAVIVYPAPEDGAQLAAVAHRRLADEQALAGVWTLPLRDDEALAGALLVEFTPGQSPPKGTRAWLEQLVSLLAPVLGLRRRDQASFGARTRVLLREDLPETLGLERLNVRLTLGLGVFLLLALALLPATHRIAAPAQLEGIVQRAIVAPMQAYVAESRHRAGDVVRKGEVLGVLEDADLRLEARKWEAKREQRRKELRAAMAESDRSQVRILQAQVEQADAELELIIEQRRRTRLVAPFDGVITRGDLSQALGSPVERGEVLFEVAPRDDYRITLEVDGRDIAFVEAGQAGRLTLQALPGEARPFVVRRVTPISSAEEGRSFFRVEAALEGDGSGLRPGMDGVAKIDAGRRSLLWIWTHSALDWLRMAWWAWVP